One stretch of Methylopila sp. 73B DNA includes these proteins:
- the sfnG gene encoding dimethylsulfone monooxygenase SfnG: MSASDDRNAEPLKFAYWVPNVSGGLVISDIEQRTSWDIGYNRKLALIAEAAGFEYGLTQIRFTAGYGAENQHESVAFSHALLAATEKLKIIAALLPGPWNPTLAAKQIATINNLTGGRIAINLVSGWFSGEFRAIGEPWLDHDERYRRSEEFIRALRGIWTEDSFTFAGDFYRYRDYSLKPKPIDPQPEIFQGGSSRAARDMAARVSDWYFTNGNTPENVARQVEDVQAKAAALGRRVKIGVNAFAVARATEAEARAVVDEIVAKANPDAVNAFGHEVKNAGKASPEGEGNWAKSTFEDLVQYNDGFKSNLIGTPRQIAERILDLKDAGVDLVLLGFLHFQEEVEFFGREVIPLVRELEAKRAPGRQPVSAAA, encoded by the coding sequence ATGTCCGCATCCGACGACCGCAACGCCGAGCCGTTGAAATTCGCCTACTGGGTCCCGAACGTCTCAGGCGGCCTGGTGATTTCAGACATCGAGCAGCGCACGAGCTGGGACATCGGCTACAACCGCAAGCTCGCGCTGATCGCGGAAGCCGCCGGCTTCGAGTACGGCCTGACGCAGATCCGCTTCACCGCGGGCTACGGCGCGGAAAACCAGCACGAGTCGGTCGCCTTCAGCCACGCGCTGCTGGCCGCGACGGAGAAGCTCAAGATCATCGCCGCCCTGCTGCCGGGCCCGTGGAACCCGACGCTGGCCGCCAAGCAGATCGCGACCATCAACAACCTCACCGGGGGCCGGATCGCGATCAACCTCGTCTCCGGCTGGTTCAGCGGCGAGTTCCGGGCGATCGGCGAGCCCTGGCTTGACCACGACGAGCGGTACCGCCGCTCCGAGGAGTTCATTCGCGCCTTGCGCGGCATCTGGACCGAGGACAGCTTCACCTTCGCCGGCGACTTCTACCGCTACCGCGACTACTCGCTGAAGCCGAAGCCGATCGACCCGCAGCCGGAGATCTTCCAGGGCGGCTCGTCCCGCGCCGCGCGCGACATGGCGGCCCGGGTGTCGGACTGGTACTTCACCAACGGAAACACGCCGGAGAACGTCGCGAGGCAGGTCGAGGACGTGCAGGCCAAGGCCGCGGCGCTCGGCCGGCGGGTGAAGATCGGCGTCAACGCCTTCGCGGTCGCCCGCGCGACCGAGGCCGAGGCCCGCGCGGTGGTCGACGAGATCGTCGCCAAGGCCAATCCCGACGCCGTCAACGCCTTCGGCCACGAGGTGAAGAACGCCGGCAAGGCCTCGCCCGAGGGCGAAGGCAACTGGGCCAAGTCCACCTTCGAGGACCTCGTCCAGTACAACGACGGCTTCAAGTCGAACCTGATCGGCACGCCGCGCCAGATCGCCGAGCGCATCCTCGACCTCAAGGACGCGGGCGTGGACCTGGTGCTGCTCGGCTTCCTGCACTTCCAGGAGGAGGTGGAGTTCTTCGGGCGCGAGGTGATCCCACTCGTGCGCGAACTCGAGGCGAAACGCGCGCCCGGGCGCCAGCCTGTGTCCGCGGCCGCCTGA
- a CDS encoding AcvB/VirJ family lysyl-phosphatidylglycerol hydrolase, which translates to MTRLATLLALALACLAVVGPARADDLRRATVKNETLDAIPVVGPADEPSAIVVMISDLDGWTPKLQSDADALATQGALVVGVDLKRYLAGLAKETDDCFYMPGDIEEYTRLAGKELGIKTYRFPVLLGSGRGADIVYAMLVQAPPNMFAGGVSIGFSGSAPLTKPLCDGPKTETLANGEFMIGEPDSTDGLQGEWRVLTAGPAPQKIKDFVEPLPNGDVVEAPAGSDLTQAAFDAALDIGGGDPDAVNALPLVLYPPTQPTVKGLVVIYAGDGGWRDLDKTIAGFFQNEGYGVVGVDTLRYFWNEKTPRELGDDLEAILGRYAPEWKAKNVLLAGYSFGADVLPFAWQRLSKQVRDSVRLIALLGLSKTADFEVSVSGWLGVGTGAHDVVKASAGLPMDRVLCVYGKEELEEADNDVACATDVFPKASRIEEPGGHHFDENYDVLAKRLDAEFAKRVAAQPAAAPGR; encoded by the coding sequence GTGACGCGTCTCGCGACCCTCCTCGCCCTCGCGCTGGCCTGCCTCGCCGTCGTCGGCCCCGCCCGCGCCGACGATCTCCGGCGCGCGACGGTGAAGAACGAGACGCTCGACGCCATTCCGGTCGTCGGCCCCGCCGACGAGCCCTCGGCGATCGTGGTGATGATCTCCGACCTCGACGGCTGGACGCCGAAGCTCCAGTCGGACGCCGACGCGCTCGCGACCCAGGGCGCGCTCGTCGTCGGCGTCGACCTGAAGCGCTACCTCGCCGGCCTCGCCAAGGAGACCGACGACTGCTTCTACATGCCGGGCGACATCGAGGAGTACACCCGCCTCGCCGGCAAGGAGCTCGGGATCAAGACCTACCGCTTCCCCGTCCTGCTGGGGTCCGGCCGCGGCGCGGATATTGTCTACGCCATGCTGGTCCAGGCCCCGCCCAACATGTTCGCCGGCGGCGTCTCGATCGGATTCTCGGGCTCCGCGCCGCTGACCAAGCCGCTCTGCGACGGGCCGAAGACCGAAACGCTTGCGAACGGCGAGTTCATGATCGGCGAGCCGGACTCGACGGACGGCCTGCAGGGCGAGTGGCGGGTGCTCACCGCAGGACCGGCGCCCCAGAAGATCAAGGATTTCGTCGAGCCGTTGCCGAACGGCGACGTGGTGGAGGCGCCCGCCGGCTCCGACCTGACCCAGGCGGCGTTCGACGCGGCGCTCGACATCGGCGGCGGCGACCCCGACGCCGTCAACGCGCTGCCGCTGGTGCTTTATCCGCCGACCCAGCCGACCGTGAAGGGCCTCGTGGTGATTTACGCCGGCGACGGCGGCTGGCGGGACCTCGACAAGACCATCGCCGGCTTCTTCCAGAACGAGGGCTACGGGGTCGTCGGCGTCGACACCCTGCGCTACTTCTGGAACGAGAAGACCCCGCGCGAGCTTGGCGACGACCTCGAGGCGATCCTCGGGCGCTACGCCCCGGAGTGGAAGGCGAAGAACGTCCTCCTCGCGGGCTACTCCTTCGGCGCCGACGTGCTGCCCTTCGCCTGGCAGAGACTGTCCAAGCAGGTGCGCGACAGCGTTCGCCTGATCGCGCTGCTCGGCCTCTCCAAGACGGCGGACTTCGAGGTCAGCGTCTCCGGCTGGCTCGGCGTCGGGACCGGCGCCCACGACGTGGTGAAGGCCTCGGCCGGCCTTCCAATGGACCGCGTCCTCTGCGTCTACGGCAAGGAGGAGCTCGAGGAGGCCGACAACGACGTCGCCTGCGCGACCGACGTGTTCCCGAAGGCCTCGCGCATCGAGGAGCCCGGCGGCCACCACTTCGACGAGAACTACGACGTGCTCGCCAAGCGCCTCGACGCCGAATTCGCCAAGCGCGTCGCCGCCCAACCCGCCGCCGCGCCGGGGCGGTAG
- a CDS encoding HWE histidine kinase domain-containing protein, with product MADCRPNTGGELRAFAPPRHPAIRRRVERPERATRGSLASQAAILNAVDPSSVDLSTCSSEPIHIPGSIQPHGILVACALPAWIVSHVSANTPAALGRSGTGELIGQPLAAVLPAQLIHDARNALQVAMISGTPERLPPRETGIAALGRCDVAVHAHDNLAFIEITSSDDADTGAVDPSTLVRAMIGSLKRSPSIPRFLALAAQQVRSVTGYDRVMVYKFLEDGSGEVAAEALRGDLSPYLGLRYPESDIPAQARALYKRQFLRLIPDIDYVPTPLVPALRPDGRPVDLGLTTLRSVSPVHIEYLRNMGTLGTLTVSIMRGDELWGLIACHHDAPRRLSGSVCAAIELFGQVLSIQLEAREQEETLRYMARSREQLDKLLATMAPEDTIFDNLAKFSDQLRAMIPCDGLAVWSDGKLQTVGDVPPEEGLVEIIRFLAARGDGSAFVTDHLADFLPNAHKHAETAAGVLAIPFSRLPADFVLLFRRELVRTVTWGGNPNKPVEPNAAGGRISPRKSFEAWSELVRGRSAPWLRGERQIADALRISLLEVILRRADMIHRERVAAQEKQAFLIAELNHRVKNILAVISSLVRQSRSSATSVESFTIDIERRVRALSYAHDQLIQSGWRSAPLRQLLEAEALAWTSNVRERVILSGPEVKLDARAYQALALVVHELMTNAAKYGALSMPAGRIAIAWSMPPSGALELSWTERDGPRVEKPTRRGFGSTVIEQTIPFELKGEAHLALNAEGLRATFRLPPGHATEIGWREEAPPPVRAAANLRGKRLLLVEDSMMIALDAQTTLEGAGATVEVAASVLDARRSLSLMAFDAAILDVNLFGETSFELADHLKQLGMPFIFATGYGEGVVIPDRFADVAIIPKPYEERSLRETLPVA from the coding sequence GTGGCAGATTGTCGTCCTAACACGGGCGGCGAGCTTCGAGCCTTCGCGCCTCCGCGACATCCCGCAATCAGAAGGCGCGTCGAGCGCCCGGAAAGAGCAACGCGTGGCTCTCTTGCTTCGCAGGCGGCGATCCTGAACGCCGTCGACCCCAGCTCCGTCGATCTGTCGACCTGCTCAAGCGAACCGATCCACATTCCGGGATCGATTCAGCCGCATGGGATTCTGGTCGCCTGCGCGCTTCCGGCGTGGATCGTGAGCCATGTCTCGGCCAACACGCCGGCCGCGCTGGGGCGGAGCGGGACCGGAGAGCTGATCGGTCAGCCTCTGGCCGCCGTCCTCCCCGCGCAGCTGATCCATGACGCCCGCAACGCGCTTCAGGTCGCGATGATCTCCGGCACGCCCGAGCGGCTGCCGCCGCGCGAGACCGGCATAGCGGCGCTCGGCCGCTGCGACGTCGCCGTCCACGCGCACGACAACCTCGCCTTCATCGAGATCACCTCCAGCGACGACGCCGACACCGGCGCCGTCGATCCGAGCACGCTCGTGCGCGCGATGATCGGCAGCCTGAAGCGTTCGCCGAGCATTCCACGGTTTCTCGCCCTCGCCGCACAGCAGGTCCGCAGCGTGACGGGCTACGACCGGGTGATGGTCTACAAGTTCCTGGAGGACGGCTCCGGCGAGGTGGCGGCCGAGGCGCTGCGCGGCGATCTCTCGCCCTATCTCGGCCTGCGCTACCCCGAATCCGACATCCCCGCCCAGGCGCGCGCGCTCTACAAGCGCCAGTTCCTGCGGCTCATTCCCGACATCGACTATGTCCCGACCCCGCTCGTGCCGGCGCTCCGGCCGGACGGCCGGCCCGTGGACCTCGGCCTCACGACGTTGCGGAGCGTCTCGCCGGTCCACATCGAGTACCTGCGCAACATGGGCACGCTCGGCACCCTGACGGTGTCGATCATGCGCGGGGACGAGCTCTGGGGCCTGATCGCCTGCCACCACGACGCGCCGCGGCGCCTCAGCGGGTCGGTCTGCGCCGCGATCGAGCTGTTCGGGCAGGTGCTGTCGATCCAGCTCGAGGCCCGCGAGCAGGAGGAGACCCTCCGCTACATGGCCCGCTCGCGCGAGCAGCTCGACAAGCTGCTCGCGACCATGGCGCCGGAAGACACCATCTTCGACAACCTGGCGAAGTTCAGCGACCAGCTGCGCGCCATGATCCCCTGCGACGGCCTCGCGGTGTGGTCCGACGGCAAGCTCCAGACGGTCGGCGACGTGCCGCCGGAGGAGGGCCTCGTCGAGATCATCCGCTTCCTCGCGGCCCGCGGCGACGGCTCGGCCTTCGTGACCGACCATCTGGCCGACTTTCTGCCGAACGCCCACAAGCACGCCGAGACGGCCGCCGGCGTGCTCGCGATCCCGTTCTCCCGGCTGCCGGCCGATTTCGTGCTGCTGTTCCGGCGTGAGCTGGTGCGGACCGTGACCTGGGGCGGAAATCCGAACAAGCCGGTCGAGCCCAACGCCGCGGGCGGCCGCATCAGCCCGCGCAAGAGCTTCGAGGCCTGGAGCGAGCTGGTGCGCGGTCGCTCCGCGCCGTGGCTGCGGGGCGAACGGCAGATCGCGGACGCTCTGCGGATCTCGCTGCTGGAGGTGATCCTGCGGCGCGCCGACATGATCCACCGCGAGCGGGTGGCGGCGCAGGAGAAGCAGGCGTTCCTGATCGCCGAGCTGAACCACCGCGTGAAGAACATCCTGGCGGTGATCAGCTCGCTCGTGCGCCAGAGCCGGTCGAGCGCGACCTCGGTCGAGAGCTTCACGATCGACATCGAGCGACGGGTGCGCGCGCTCAGCTACGCGCACGACCAGCTCATCCAGTCCGGCTGGCGCTCCGCGCCGCTGCGGCAATTGCTGGAGGCCGAGGCGCTGGCCTGGACCTCCAACGTGCGCGAGCGGGTGATCCTGAGCGGCCCCGAGGTGAAGCTCGATGCGCGCGCGTACCAGGCGCTCGCGCTCGTTGTCCACGAGCTGATGACCAACGCGGCGAAGTACGGCGCGCTGAGCATGCCGGCGGGCCGCATCGCCATTGCATGGTCCATGCCGCCTTCGGGCGCGCTCGAGCTGAGCTGGACGGAGCGGGACGGGCCGCGGGTCGAGAAGCCCACGCGCCGCGGCTTCGGCTCCACGGTGATCGAGCAGACGATTCCGTTCGAGCTGAAGGGCGAGGCGCACCTCGCGCTCAACGCCGAGGGCCTGCGGGCCACCTTCCGGCTGCCGCCGGGCCACGCGACCGAGATCGGCTGGCGCGAGGAGGCCCCGCCGCCCGTGCGGGCGGCCGCAAACCTCCGGGGCAAGCGGCTCCTGCTGGTCGAAGACAGCATGATGATCGCGCTCGACGCGCAGACCACGCTGGAGGGCGCTGGCGCGACGGTCGAGGTCGCGGCGAGCGTGCTCGACGCGCGACGCTCGCTGTCGCTGATGGCCTTCGACGCGGCGATCCTCGACGTGAACCTGTTCGGCGAGACCAGCTTCGAGCTGGCCGACCACCTGAAGCAGCTCGGCATGCCGTTCATCTTCGCGACCGGCTACGGCGAAGGCGTCGTCATTCCCGACCGGTTCGCGGACGTGGCGATCATCCCGAAGCCCTATGAGGAGCGGTCGCTCCGCGAGACGCTTCCCGTCGCGTGA
- a CDS encoding DNA translocase FtsK: MRSSGRPPASFDADGRRQPADPRRGAAPGEVRTSRTPDRVLRERRAARDETLDSSVSVDPSLLAGLEQALQTPRIEFIVEGLAPAPSAVPSWLRPFAIGPNARFTRTPDSILRGPTQSANAPSDAATIDPEAAADAIAAMAFTDVGAPPARPLQPARLRRLAEVIRLDDDAPETPGEQDNARPAAPADDAAPEPVAEAPAAFITGSLGSPFGSFAPVSYSASFAWAPVAPAAPAPEPAASAPEPAAIPAAAEAVAPAARVATPAPATPAPAAPVAEAPVRAKAPVPAPQPMVAPMAPIAAPPAPRRAATPSPASDVYELPPLELLAEAAASEPCFEHSEEFLNKNSLKLQQTLQDFGVRGEIIDANPGPVVTLYEFEPAPGVKSSRVIALASDIARSMSAVSARVAVVEGRNVIGIELPNAKRETVYLRELLETPDFGETKQKLAMCLGKTIGGEPVIADLAKMPHLLVAGTTGSGKSVAINTMILSLLYMHPPEKCRLIMVDPKMLELSVYEGIPHLLTPVVTDPKKAVIALKWAVREMEDRYRKMSKLGVRNIDGFNARAAEATAKGETVVRTVQTGFDRETGQPTYEDEVMDLTQLPYIVVIVDEMADLMMVAGKEIEGAIQRLAQMARAAGIHIVMATQRPSVDVITGTIKANFPTRISFQVTSKIDSRTILGEMGAEQLLGQGDMLHMAGGGRILRVHGPFVSDAEVEKVVDHLKLQGRPEYLDAVTADDEEEAGAEDGEGVSEDVAVFDAGEFGEEGGDAYEQAVAVVLRDRKASTSYIQRRLQIGYNRAASIMERMENEGIVGPANHAGKREIFRGQ, from the coding sequence ATGCGCTCTTCCGGCCGACCGCCCGCTTCCTTCGACGCCGACGGCCGTCGCCAGCCTGCGGACCCGCGCCGCGGCGCCGCGCCCGGCGAGGTCCGCACCAGCCGCACGCCCGACCGCGTCCTACGCGAACGGCGCGCCGCCCGCGACGAGACCTTGGACAGCTCCGTCTCGGTCGACCCGAGCCTGCTCGCCGGTCTCGAGCAGGCCCTGCAGACGCCGCGGATCGAGTTCATCGTCGAGGGGCTCGCGCCGGCGCCCTCCGCCGTGCCGAGCTGGCTGCGGCCGTTCGCGATCGGCCCGAACGCGCGCTTCACCCGCACGCCCGACAGCATCCTCCGCGGGCCGACGCAGAGCGCGAACGCGCCGTCCGACGCCGCCACGATCGATCCGGAAGCCGCGGCCGACGCGATCGCCGCCATGGCCTTCACCGACGTCGGCGCTCCGCCCGCGCGGCCGCTGCAGCCCGCGCGCCTGCGCCGCCTCGCCGAGGTGATCCGCCTCGACGACGACGCGCCCGAGACGCCGGGCGAGCAGGACAACGCGCGGCCTGCGGCCCCGGCGGACGACGCCGCGCCGGAGCCGGTCGCGGAGGCGCCCGCCGCCTTCATCACCGGTTCGCTCGGAAGCCCCTTCGGCTCCTTCGCGCCGGTCAGCTACTCCGCGTCCTTCGCCTGGGCGCCGGTGGCGCCCGCTGCGCCCGCGCCCGAACCGGCCGCAAGCGCGCCTGAGCCGGCTGCGATCCCGGCCGCGGCGGAGGCCGTCGCGCCGGCGGCCCGGGTCGCGACGCCCGCCCCCGCGACCCCCGCCCCTGCGGCGCCTGTCGCCGAGGCGCCCGTGCGCGCCAAGGCGCCCGTCCCGGCGCCGCAGCCAATGGTCGCTCCGATGGCGCCGATCGCCGCACCGCCCGCGCCGCGTCGCGCGGCCACGCCGTCGCCGGCCTCCGACGTCTACGAGCTGCCGCCGCTCGAGCTGTTGGCGGAAGCCGCCGCGAGCGAGCCCTGCTTCGAGCACTCCGAGGAGTTCCTGAACAAGAACTCGCTGAAGCTGCAGCAGACGCTGCAGGACTTCGGCGTGCGCGGCGAGATCATCGACGCCAACCCCGGGCCGGTGGTCACGCTCTACGAGTTCGAGCCGGCGCCCGGCGTGAAGTCGAGCCGCGTCATCGCGCTCGCCTCCGACATCGCCCGCTCCATGAGCGCTGTGTCCGCCCGCGTCGCGGTGGTCGAGGGCCGCAACGTCATCGGCATCGAGCTGCCGAACGCCAAGCGCGAGACCGTCTACCTGCGCGAGCTGCTGGAGACGCCGGACTTCGGCGAGACCAAGCAGAAGCTCGCCATGTGCCTGGGGAAGACCATCGGCGGCGAGCCCGTCATCGCCGACCTCGCCAAGATGCCCCACCTGCTCGTCGCCGGCACCACCGGCTCGGGCAAGTCGGTCGCCATCAACACGATGATCCTGAGCCTGCTCTACATGCATCCGCCGGAGAAGTGCCGGCTGATCATGGTGGACCCGAAAATGCTGGAGCTCTCGGTCTACGAGGGCATCCCGCACCTGCTGACGCCCGTCGTGACCGACCCGAAGAAGGCGGTGATCGCGCTGAAGTGGGCGGTTCGGGAGATGGAGGACCGCTACCGCAAGATGTCGAAGCTCGGCGTCCGCAACATCGACGGCTTCAACGCCCGCGCGGCGGAGGCGACGGCGAAGGGCGAGACGGTGGTGCGCACGGTGCAGACCGGCTTCGACCGCGAGACCGGCCAGCCGACCTACGAAGACGAGGTCATGGACCTCACGCAGCTGCCCTACATCGTCGTCATCGTCGACGAGATGGCCGACCTGATGATGGTGGCCGGCAAGGAGATCGAAGGCGCGATTCAGCGTCTCGCGCAAATGGCGCGCGCGGCCGGCATCCACATCGTGATGGCGACGCAGCGGCCCTCGGTCGACGTGATCACCGGCACGATCAAGGCGAACTTCCCGACCCGGATCTCGTTCCAGGTGACGTCGAAGATCGACAGCCGCACGATCCTCGGCGAGATGGGCGCGGAGCAGCTGCTCGGCCAGGGCGACATGCTGCACATGGCCGGCGGCGGCCGCATCCTGCGCGTCCACGGCCCCTTCGTCTCCGACGCCGAGGTCGAGAAGGTCGTCGACCATCTCAAGCTGCAGGGCCGGCCGGAATATCTCGACGCCGTCACCGCGGACGACGAGGAGGAGGCGGGCGCCGAGGACGGCGAGGGCGTCTCCGAGGACGTCGCGGTGTTCGACGCGGGCGAGTTCGGCGAAGAGGGCGGCGACGCCTACGAGCAGGCGGTGGCCGTCGTGCTGCGCGACCGCAAGGCCTCGACCAGCTACATCCAGCGCCGCCTGCAGATCGGCTACAACCGCGCCGCCTCGATCATGGAGCGGATGGAGAACGAGGGCATCGTCGGCCCGGCCAACCACGCCGGCAAGCGCGAGATCTTCCGGGGTCAGTGA
- a CDS encoding response regulator transcription factor, producing MAEAEGYTFELVPDAPEEGAPNVAVGRDVAVIAAATAGPAVADEVAMLRARHPKLYVIVAAAADDLEDRLACYEAGADDCLAPPFAPREFAAKLAALRRRRAAGDPIPLLAGCVARLDVGALLLRAEGRSRSVTKREADLLVLLARSAGTPVAREDVLRKAWGAAARMTPNSVDVYVGYARRKLELLGADVTIETVRGVGFRLAARTAHATGSVSRSDRSS from the coding sequence GTGGCGGAGGCGGAAGGCTATACCTTCGAACTTGTCCCGGACGCGCCCGAGGAAGGCGCGCCGAACGTCGCCGTCGGCCGCGACGTCGCGGTGATCGCGGCGGCGACGGCGGGTCCGGCCGTCGCCGACGAGGTGGCGATGCTGCGGGCGCGGCACCCCAAGCTCTACGTCATCGTCGCCGCCGCGGCCGACGATCTCGAGGACCGGCTGGCCTGCTACGAGGCGGGCGCCGACGATTGCCTGGCGCCGCCGTTCGCGCCGCGCGAATTTGCCGCGAAGCTCGCGGCGCTCCGCCGCCGCCGGGCGGCCGGCGACCCGATTCCGCTACTGGCCGGTTGCGTCGCGCGGCTCGACGTCGGCGCTCTCCTGTTGCGTGCGGAGGGCCGCAGCCGCAGCGTCACCAAGCGCGAGGCGGACCTGCTCGTGCTGCTGGCCCGATCCGCGGGCACGCCGGTCGCGCGCGAGGACGTGCTGCGCAAAGCCTGGGGGGCTGCGGCGCGGATGACCCCGAACTCGGTGGACGTCTACGTCGGCTACGCCCGGCGCAAGCTCGAGCTGCTCGGCGCCGACGTCACCATCGAGACCGTGCGCGGCGTCGGCTTCCGCCTCGCAGCGCGCACGGCTCACGCGACGGGAAGCGTCTCGCGGAGCGACCGCTCCTCATAG
- a CDS encoding SfnB family sulfur acquisition oxidoreductase: MNAQTPVRLAAVGEALSEPAGAAALPRPTRPAHVIRSDAEALDVAGHLAEEFAKGASERDRTRRLPVAELDLFSQSGLWSINVPKDYGGPEVSYVTLAEVIARISTADPSLGQIPQNHLGVVAAIRTVSDHRQKQLLFGEVLRGARFGNAFSEFGSKRAAEFETRFSDEGDHVVVTGRKFYATGALLAHLVPIVALDDEGRAFYAIAARDALGLTVIDDWSGFGQRTTASGTVILDHVRVPKTHLVPGYLGYARPTADGAVFQIIQAAVDAGIARAALADAIAFLRTRSRPWVDSGLDRASNDPYVVHEIGDLSLRLHAAEALLEKAGLAVDRAVADATAETVAEAQIAVAEAKVLTTEAALATSSKLFELAGARSTLGEHNLDRHWRNARTHTLHDPVRWKYKILGDYALNGVKPPLHAWS; this comes from the coding sequence ATGAACGCCCAGACCCCCGTCCGCCTCGCCGCCGTGGGCGAGGCGCTCTCCGAGCCCGCCGGCGCGGCCGCCCTGCCCCGCCCGACCCGGCCGGCCCACGTCATCCGCAGCGACGCGGAGGCGCTCGACGTTGCAGGCCATCTCGCCGAGGAGTTCGCCAAGGGCGCCTCCGAGCGCGATCGGACGCGGCGGCTTCCCGTGGCGGAGCTCGACCTGTTCTCCCAGAGCGGTTTGTGGTCGATCAACGTGCCGAAGGACTACGGCGGGCCGGAGGTCTCCTACGTCACCCTCGCCGAGGTGATCGCGCGGATCTCGACGGCCGACCCCTCGCTCGGACAGATCCCGCAGAACCACCTCGGCGTGGTCGCCGCGATCCGCACCGTCTCCGACCACCGGCAGAAGCAGCTGCTGTTCGGCGAGGTGCTGCGCGGCGCCCGCTTCGGCAACGCCTTCTCGGAGTTCGGCTCCAAGCGCGCGGCGGAGTTCGAGACACGCTTCTCCGACGAAGGCGACCACGTGGTGGTGACCGGCCGCAAGTTCTACGCGACCGGCGCCCTGCTCGCCCATCTCGTGCCGATCGTCGCGCTCGACGACGAGGGCCGCGCGTTCTACGCCATCGCCGCGCGCGACGCGCTTGGCCTCACAGTGATCGACGACTGGTCCGGCTTCGGCCAGCGCACGACTGCGAGCGGCACTGTGATCCTCGACCATGTGCGGGTGCCCAAGACGCACCTCGTGCCCGGTTATCTCGGCTACGCCCGGCCCACGGCGGACGGCGCGGTCTTCCAGATCATCCAGGCTGCGGTCGACGCCGGCATCGCTCGCGCCGCGCTCGCCGACGCGATCGCCTTCCTGCGCACGCGCTCGCGGCCCTGGGTCGACAGCGGCTTGGACCGCGCGTCCAACGACCCCTACGTGGTCCATGAGATTGGCGACCTCAGCCTGCGCCTGCACGCGGCCGAGGCGCTGCTGGAGAAGGCCGGCCTCGCCGTCGACCGCGCGGTGGCGGACGCGACGGCGGAGACCGTCGCCGAGGCGCAGATCGCGGTGGCGGAGGCGAAGGTGCTCACCACCGAGGCGGCGCTCGCGACATCCTCGAAGCTGTTCGAGCTCGCCGGCGCGCGCTCGACGCTCGGCGAGCACAACCTCGACCGCCACTGGCGCAACGCCCGCACGCACACGCTGCATGACCCGGTGCGCTGGAAGTACAAGATCCTCGGCGACTACGCCCTGAACGGCGTCAAGCCGCCGCTGCACGCCTGGAGCTGA
- a CDS encoding alpha/beta hydrolase gives MSIFESGQSLDGPSVGEKVARFLGSVRGDPVARADLDMSRVLEELRALAPEPIEDLTPEAARRQPTPSDAVKALIEKTGLETAHDGVVSSDVRYPGAEGDLPARIYRTFGDGTPRPIVLYFHGGGWVFADLDAYDATPRAIAARTGAVVVSAHYRLAPEHKFPAAHDDAIEAYRWVIEEAEALGGDPSRIAVMGESAGGNLAINVAIAARDQGLPLPTHQVLITPVAGVDMETPSYQINEHARPLNKAMMGWCVGHALADALAQEDPRLDLVGRADLRGLPPTTLITAEIDPLRWEGQALAEKLRAAGVAVNAVDFEGVTHEFFGMSEVVRDARLAQEAVARDLVAAFAPDERGARVGRAL, from the coding sequence ATGTCGATTTTCGAAAGCGGACAGTCGCTCGATGGGCCGAGCGTCGGAGAGAAGGTCGCGCGTTTCCTCGGCTCGGTGCGCGGCGATCCCGTCGCGCGCGCCGACCTCGACATGAGCCGCGTGCTGGAGGAGCTTCGCGCGCTGGCGCCGGAGCCGATCGAAGACCTGACGCCCGAAGCCGCGCGTCGGCAGCCGACGCCGTCGGACGCCGTCAAGGCGCTGATCGAAAAGACCGGGCTCGAAACCGCGCACGACGGCGTCGTCTCCAGCGACGTGCGCTACCCCGGCGCCGAGGGCGACCTGCCGGCCCGGATCTACCGGACCTTCGGCGACGGGACGCCCCGCCCGATCGTGCTGTATTTCCACGGCGGCGGCTGGGTGTTCGCCGACCTCGACGCCTACGACGCGACGCCGCGCGCGATCGCGGCGCGCACCGGCGCGGTCGTGGTCTCCGCGCACTACCGCCTCGCGCCGGAGCACAAATTCCCCGCCGCCCACGACGACGCGATCGAAGCCTATCGCTGGGTGATCGAGGAGGCGGAGGCGCTCGGCGGCGACCCGTCGCGGATCGCCGTCATGGGCGAGAGCGCCGGCGGCAACCTCGCGATCAACGTCGCGATCGCCGCCCGCGACCAGGGGCTGCCGCTCCCGACGCACCAGGTGCTGATCACCCCCGTCGCGGGCGTCGACATGGAGACGCCGTCCTACCAGATCAACGAGCACGCGCGCCCGCTCAACAAGGCGATGATGGGCTGGTGCGTCGGCCACGCCCTGGCGGACGCGCTGGCGCAGGAGGATCCGCGGCTCGACCTCGTCGGCCGGGCGGACCTCCGCGGACTGCCGCCGACGACGCTGATCACCGCCGAGATCGACCCGCTGCGCTGGGAGGGGCAGGCGCTGGCGGAGAAGCTTCGCGCCGCCGGGGTCGCCGTCAACGCCGTCGATTTCGAGGGCGTCACCCACGAGTTCTTCGGCATGAGCGAGGTGGTGCGCGACGCCCGCCTCGCCCAGGAAGCCGTCGCCCGCGACCTCGTCGCCGCGTTTGCGCCGGACGAGCGCGGGGCCCGCGTAGGTCGAGCGCTGTAG